The sequence GTTACCTAGCAAAGATCGTGAAAATTACTTTTACGACACAATCGAATTTATGGCCGTTAACGTAAATCCAGAAATGAAGCGGGATGTCAGTTATACTCCTTTTGGTAACGAGGCTGAGCTAGAATTACATACAGACTCTAGTTTTGTAGAGGCAGACGGTGTCTTTTCATTGAAAGGAAAAGCTAGCAAACTAGAAGATGACGAAACGATTATGTTAGCCTTAACAAAAGATTCAGAAACATGGAAGCATGTACTACCGATTAAAAATGGATCGTTTTCATATGATATTCCTCTTTTTTACGGTGAGGGACTACATGAGTTAGAAGTATTGGTTCCTAATAAAGAACGGAAAAACTATTATCAATTAGGGACATCGATCTTAATTGATAATCAATCAAAACAAATCATGGAGCCGATTGTTTTTTCAGAACTATATATGGAACGAGGAGTTACATTAGAGTATCCAACATTTGGTGGGGGAGAGGCAGACAATACGTATAGAATAAAAGGACACCTTGACCCGAAAGCAGAATTAGCGACTGAGACAACTCATATTTATGTATCTACAAAAAAGGGTGAAGATGAAGCGCTTGACGTGATCCCGGTGGAAAACTATCAGTTTGATGATTCTACTTATCTTCGATTTGGACCTGGCGAGTACGAGGTTATTGTTAGTGTTCCTGAAATTTATGAAGAAAATAGGGATTATTTTCGTTACTTTGGTGTTGCGCAATTTAATGTTGAATCCAAAACGGAAAAAGATGAACGAGATCTCCTCCCTTCTAGAGGTGTGCAATCGGATGATCCGAAAATAGTAGAATTGGCCAATAAACTTACAAGTGGGAAGGCTAATAATCGTGAGAAAGCAAAAGCGATCTATGATTATGTTGCGCAAAATGTGAGTTATGATGTGCAAAAATATAAGAATGATGAATTCCGCTGGGATGATAGTGCATTAAAAACGCTAGAGTTAAAAACTGGGGTTTGTCAGGATTATGCCTTTTTGGCCATCGCCCTCTTAAGAGCAAGTGATATTGAGGCCCGATTTGTCGAGGGGAGAGCAGGTGGTGGAGTTTTTCCTGGGCGACATGCATGGGTCGAAGCAAATGTGGATGGCAGTTGGTTGACGATGGATCCAACTTGGGGTTCAGGATATTTACAAAACGACAAGTTTGTCGCTAAGTTTACCGAGGATTATTTTGATCCAAATATGGACGAATTTAATAGAACACATACACGTACAGGTGTCTCCTATTAAAAAATAAGAAGATATGAATAATAGAAATGTAGACTTAAAGCACTATTTAAATGGAAAAATGACGGAAATAATAAGCTCAACGTAATGAAAAAACTCGAAATTTTAAGAGTTTTGACTTTGTATTGTAATAAAACTGTAATCTAAGACCCCTTTTTGTATGTTATAAATATAACTATGGAAAGGGGTTGTCTTATGCGTTCCTTAAAAAGGATATTTGCTGCCTCGGTTATTAGTATAATTTTACTTTCAACCTCGGTAGTAGCAAATGCAGAAACAAGTCAAGATCTACATAGCCAATTAGAGCAAAGTGAAACACAAATCAATGAGATGCAAGGTCAACAAAATGCACTCACAAATCAAATGAGCGAAGTGCAAGAAAATCTTCAATCAATTGAGACAGAAATTAGCGAAAACAACAAAAGCATAGATACCATTCAAAAAAACATCGAAGACACGAAACAACTAATAGAAGAGAAAAAAGAACAAATTGTTATTTTAGAAGATAAAGTACTTGCTAGAAAAGGAATCATGCAAGAAAGACTTGTTTCTATGCAGCATACAGATCAAGTTAATATATTCTTAGAAGTGATTCTAAACTCAGAAAACTTAGCGGATCTTTTAGAACGTGCTAACGCCGCTTCTACGATTTTGAATGCTGATAAAGAGCTTCTAGTTCAACAACAGCAAGATTTACAGAAGATTGAAGAAGAAAAAGCTGAAATTGATAAGCAAGAACAACATTTAAATGAGCAATATACACAACTTGCAACAGAGCAAGCAAATTTAGAACAAAACTTACAAAAGAGACAACAAGAACTTGTAGCGATACAGGGGAAATATAAACAAGTCTCAAGTGAAATTTCAGCTGTGCAACAAGAAAAGTCTACAATTCAAACTAAGATTACAGAGGCTCAAGAGCGTTTGAAAAAAGAACAAGAGGCAGCAGCTGCTAGAGCAGCCCAAATTGCACAGGCAACTACTGTAACAGCTGTAAGTACACCGCCAGTTCAAGAGAAAAAAGAAACTAAACCAGAAACTAACACTCAAAATAACCTGAATAGCCAAAATACTCAAAAGAAACAAAATAATCAAAAAGAGGTTCAAAAGAGCCAAAGCAAGCCAAGTAACCAAAGCAATCAAAATAATCAAAAGAGCCAAAGCAAGCCAAGTAACCAAAGCAATCAAAATAACCAAAAGAGTCAAAACAACCAAAGTAATCAAAAGAGCCAAAATCAAAAAGAGCTATATGTTACATCAACAGCTTACAGCCATGAAGAATCGACTCTAGGCATTACTGCAACAGGTATTAATATTAAAAATAACCCGAACTTAAAATTGATTGCAGTTGATCCTTCAGTTATTCCACTTGGTTCAAAGGTATGGGTAGAAGGATACGGAGAAGCAATTGCTGGAGATACAGGTGGAGCTATTAAAGGTCACAAGATTGATGTCTTAATGCCAAATGGCAATGCTGCAAGACAATGGGGCCGAAAAACGGTCAAAATTGTTATCTTAAACTAGTTAAATTAGTAATCTTAGAAATATGAAAAAAGGTGCATGAACCCAGTGTATAAGGCATTAGGGGGAGGCACCTTTTTTTGCAATTATAGTAAAAAAACTTTAAGATAAGGATAGACAAAATTAACAGAATTTATAAAATAAAATAATGGAAACTAATATTTAGAATATTACCTCCTCATATAAAAATGGGGTTACTCTAATAAAAGGAGGGGGTATATCATGAGTGAAGGGATGAACCCAATTGTTGAGTACATTTTAACGAATATTGAAAAGGTCATGATTGGGAAAAGAAATGTAGCCGAACTAAGTATTGTTGCTTTATTAGCTGAAGGTCATGTACTCCTTGAGGATGTACCTGGTGTAGGAAAAACAATGATGGTACGAACATTAGCGAAGTCAGTAGGGGCGAACTTTAAAAGGATTCAATTTACACCAGATTTACTTCCTACAGACATTACGGGTGTTTCTATTTATAACCAGAAGGAAATGGAGTTTCAATTTATCCCAGGGCCTTTGATGGGAAATATTATTTTAGCCGAT is a genomic window of Niallia sp. XMNu-256 containing:
- a CDS encoding transglutaminase family protein; the protein is MNRMEKRKSLFFVLLLFGFLLLTACGDDKASSERKEKDPYDQLADEKNAELEQVPIEMTSYGEEIGATFKAPIYQEVAVNGKVTVEATIEDYSQLKEDYAWIKVVSEEEGPAGKDHEYYTPIKDGKLKQDIHFFNGEGKYQISVQLPSKDRENYFYDTIEFMAVNVNPEMKRDVSYTPFGNEAELELHTDSSFVEADGVFSLKGKASKLEDDETIMLALTKDSETWKHVLPIKNGSFSYDIPLFYGEGLHELEVLVPNKERKNYYQLGTSILIDNQSKQIMEPIVFSELYMERGVTLEYPTFGGGEADNTYRIKGHLDPKAELATETTHIYVSTKKGEDEALDVIPVENYQFDDSTYLRFGPGEYEVIVSVPEIYEENRDYFRYFGVAQFNVESKTEKDERDLLPSRGVQSDDPKIVELANKLTSGKANNREKAKAIYDYVAQNVSYDVQKYKNDEFRWDDSALKTLELKTGVCQDYAFLAIALLRASDIEARFVEGRAGGGVFPGRHAWVEANVDGSWLTMDPTWGSGYLQNDKFVAKFTEDYFDPNMDEFNRTHTRTGVSY
- a CDS encoding 3D domain-containing protein → MRSLKRIFAASVISIILLSTSVVANAETSQDLHSQLEQSETQINEMQGQQNALTNQMSEVQENLQSIETEISENNKSIDTIQKNIEDTKQLIEEKKEQIVILEDKVLARKGIMQERLVSMQHTDQVNIFLEVILNSENLADLLERANAASTILNADKELLVQQQQDLQKIEEEKAEIDKQEQHLNEQYTQLATEQANLEQNLQKRQQELVAIQGKYKQVSSEISAVQQEKSTIQTKITEAQERLKKEQEAAAARAAQIAQATTVTAVSTPPVQEKKETKPETNTQNNLNSQNTQKKQNNQKEVQKSQSKPSNQSNQNNQKSQSKPSNQSNQNNQKSQNNQSNQKSQNQKELYVTSTAYSHEESTLGITATGINIKNNPNLKLIAVDPSVIPLGSKVWVEGYGEAIAGDTGGAIKGHKIDVLMPNGNAARQWGRKTVKIVILN